One region of Wyeomyia smithii strain HCP4-BCI-WySm-NY-G18 chromosome 3, ASM2978416v1, whole genome shotgun sequence genomic DNA includes:
- the LOC129732963 gene encoding histone-lysine N-methyltransferase, H3 lysine-79 specific-like: protein MLNVPGEAIKTEPRDSPTHQFLGFQGTYRNPNESPSPVERSPVAPHGSTTPVGPTSPYTAGGANSLTPTPGSSSGGPGGYQPNVNDFFLGAQPQQQPQFPNQYNYVPSSPANGQPVYQASPQQQQQTQNHQFQIPGAQPFNLNLNLMNGGLPNSLVQPGPSQVPPGGASNPDFNLSSLLDMDLGKEFTMNSSEIKSIMGVFSASDIKQEMQNNNQQQHPRRMQKDEENLSNSFTRLTTGAMNDLDK from the exons ATGCTCAACGTACCTGGAGAAGCTATCAAAACGGAACCACGAG ATTCGCCTACACACCAATTTCTTGGATTCCAGGGCACGTACCGCAACCCGAACGAGTCTCCGTCTCCGGTGGAGCGATCGCCGGTAGCACCTCACGGCAGCACAACCCCCGTTGGACCGACCTCCCCGTACACCGCTGGTGGTGCGAATAGTCTAACACCAACTCCTGGCAGTAGCAGCGGTGGACCCGGGGGATACCAGCCTAATGTGAACGATTTCTTTCTCGGCGCCCAACCGCAGCAGCAACCACAGTTCCCGAACCAGTACAACTACGTTCCGAGCTCCCCAGCCAACGGTCAACCGGTGTATCAAGCGTCtccacaacaacaacagcaaaccCAGAATCATCAATTCCAGATCCCAGGCGCACAGCCGTTCAATTTGAACTTGAATCTGATGAACGGAGGTCTGCCCAACTCACTGGTTCAGCCCGGTCCTAGCCAGGTCCCGCCAGGAGGTGCCAGCAATCCCGACTTCAACCTCAGCAGCCTGCTCGATATGGATCTCGGTAAAGAGTTCACCATGAACTCGTCCGAGATCAAATCGATCATGGGAGTTTTCTCCGCCTCGGATATCAAACAGGAGATGCAGAACAACAACCAGCAGCAACACCCGCGGCGAATGCAGAAGGACGAGGAAAATCTATCGAACAGTTTTACAAGACTGACAACGGGCGCGATGAATGATTTGGACAAATAG